In the genome of Bremerella sp. JC817, one region contains:
- a CDS encoding ABC transporter substrate-binding protein: MTVVRGALGIHLFFSLLMLTALVGCTSGASDLSPEELKQAIKEFNFDEGLPFPDFTPPATLEELDSANKWTDKTVVDPLPHLDEELKDFKPPMTPAEACEIRPKDDADYKKILQSMRIQPSKENPAEQDASWVHHENGDVNSLNPLRMSSVGDFFYVYMCGVSATTSTIDLESVGDGRFIKTWQGNEDNTIQKVVIRDDLTWSDGTPITAYDWEFTYKVLLHPKLSVMFPALPSSLDKVKLIKAYDDHTFVIFHEMSSPVNDMKLEFPIVPKHLYEPAIAVDPTLTDSDFFLEQEIHPTVGGPYEVTQRDRNQRIVLKRRESFYMKDGKQIQAKPHFAEIRMEIIENPNQALLAMTAGKLDDSQISATKWDTETNTAEFYEKNIKVKHIAWSEGHIAWNTETPYFNDARTRRAMSHAIDYDAIINGIMKGIHEQANGPFHPSAWFAPQPSLPMYDTDLAKSRELLTEAGWTDSDSDGILDKEIDGKKVAFSFQLMHPAGSPVSEQIARQVSNDLGKLGIKAEPRQFEWTVLQDKARSHNFDALMAGWGAGGDPFSTDNIYGTGAPRNYGQYSNPEVDKLYKLGLAELDREKRAKHYHDIAKILYEDQPYTWLYYRADLYGFNKRMRGYQFSPTGPWFYEPGAFSVWKAQSE; this comes from the coding sequence ATGACAGTTGTCCGTGGCGCCCTGGGTATCCATCTTTTCTTCTCTTTGTTGATGCTGACCGCGCTGGTCGGCTGTACCAGCGGAGCTTCCGATCTCTCTCCGGAAGAGCTCAAGCAGGCCATCAAGGAATTTAACTTTGATGAAGGCTTGCCATTCCCTGACTTCACCCCGCCAGCCACCCTGGAAGAGCTCGACTCGGCCAACAAGTGGACCGACAAGACCGTCGTCGATCCGCTTCCCCATCTGGACGAAGAGCTGAAAGATTTCAAACCGCCAATGACTCCGGCGGAAGCCTGCGAAATCCGACCGAAGGATGACGCCGACTACAAGAAGATCCTTCAGTCGATGCGGATCCAACCATCCAAAGAGAATCCAGCCGAACAAGACGCCAGCTGGGTCCACCACGAAAATGGTGACGTCAACAGCTTGAACCCACTGCGTATGAGTTCGGTGGGTGACTTCTTCTACGTTTACATGTGCGGCGTTTCGGCCACGACTTCGACCATCGATCTCGAATCGGTCGGCGATGGCCGCTTCATCAAGACGTGGCAGGGGAACGAAGACAACACGATTCAGAAGGTGGTCATTCGCGACGACCTGACCTGGAGCGATGGCACGCCGATCACCGCCTACGACTGGGAATTCACCTACAAGGTGCTGCTGCATCCGAAGCTGAGCGTAATGTTCCCAGCCCTGCCAAGCTCGCTCGACAAGGTGAAGCTGATCAAAGCCTACGACGACCACACCTTCGTGATCTTCCACGAGATGTCGAGCCCGGTGAACGACATGAAGTTGGAATTCCCGATCGTGCCGAAGCACTTGTACGAGCCAGCTATCGCAGTTGATCCTACGCTGACCGATAGCGACTTCTTCCTGGAACAAGAGATTCACCCAACCGTTGGTGGTCCTTACGAAGTGACACAGCGTGATCGCAATCAGCGTATCGTGCTGAAGCGTCGCGAGTCGTTCTACATGAAGGATGGCAAGCAGATCCAAGCGAAGCCACACTTCGCTGAGATCCGTATGGAAATCATCGAGAACCCGAACCAGGCTTTGTTGGCGATGACCGCCGGCAAGCTGGACGACTCGCAGATCTCGGCCACCAAGTGGGACACCGAAACCAACACGGCCGAGTTCTACGAAAAGAACATCAAGGTCAAGCACATCGCCTGGTCGGAAGGGCACATCGCCTGGAATACCGAGACGCCTTATTTCAACGATGCTCGCACCCGTCGCGCGATGAGCCACGCCATCGATTACGACGCGATCATTAACGGCATCATGAAGGGCATCCACGAACAAGCCAACGGCCCGTTCCATCCTTCAGCCTGGTTCGCTCCGCAGCCTTCGCTGCCGATGTATGACACCGACCTGGCCAAGTCGCGTGAACTCCTGACCGAAGCTGGCTGGACCGACTCCGACTCCGACGGCATCCTCGACAAGGAAATCGACGGCAAGAAGGTCGCCTTCTCGTTCCAATTGATGCACCCAGCCGGTAGCCCAGTCTCGGAACAGATTGCTCGCCAGGTCTCGAACGACTTGGGTAAGCTTGGTATCAAGGCGGAACCTCGTCAGTTCGAGTGGACCGTCCTGCAAGACAAGGCTCGCAGCCACAACTTCGATGCCCTGATGGCAGGCTGGGGTGCCGGTGGCGATCCTTTCTCGACCGACAATATCTACGGCACCGGGGCTCCCCGAAACTATGGTCAGTACTCGAATCCAGAAGTGGACAAGCTGTACAAATTGGGGTTAGCCGAACTTGACCGCGAGAAGCGAGCCAAGCATTATCATGACATCGCCAAGATCCTTTACGAGGATCAGCCATACACTTGGCTCTATTACCGCGCTGACCTGTATGGCTTCAATAAGCGCATGCGAGGATACCAGTTCAGCCCGACCGGACCTTGGTTCTATGAACCAGGTGCGTTCTCGGTTTGGAAAGCCCAGTCGGAATAA
- a CDS encoding ABC transporter permease gives MLTYIARRLFIGVFTILAVTCLVYGLIRNMPGTPLTQMTETANVRQMMDERQQEELMKQYHLDKHWIVGYGYWLGNVFQGDLGRGINFSDRRRVTTIIGTRLPNTLKLTVTSLLLTYMLCIPMGLYSTAKNATPGERTLAITLYILYALPTFVAAIYLNLFFAVKLDWLPLSGMTSENYSSLSTLGKTWDVLKHVILPITCLTYGSLAYYTRFIKANMLETIQQDYIRTALAKGVSPRRALVVHAFRNSLIPLLTLVGLTLPALLAGSVILESIYQWDGIGRLFIEKISQRDYPVIMGLVLMFSVMTLIGQLLADVLYAVVDPRITYS, from the coding sequence ATGCTGACGTATATTGCACGCCGCTTATTTATTGGAGTCTTTACCATCCTGGCGGTAACGTGCCTGGTCTACGGTTTGATCCGTAACATGCCAGGCACGCCACTGACGCAGATGACCGAGACCGCCAACGTGCGGCAGATGATGGACGAACGTCAGCAGGAAGAGCTGATGAAGCAGTACCATCTCGATAAGCATTGGATCGTCGGGTACGGCTATTGGCTGGGCAACGTGTTCCAGGGAGACCTCGGACGCGGGATCAACTTCTCGGACCGCCGCCGTGTGACCACCATCATCGGCACGCGACTTCCCAACACGCTCAAGCTAACCGTCACCTCGCTGCTGTTGACGTATATGCTCTGTATACCGATGGGGCTTTACTCAACGGCGAAGAACGCCACGCCAGGCGAACGCACGCTGGCGATCACGCTGTACATTCTGTATGCGTTACCGACGTTCGTGGCGGCCATCTATTTGAACTTATTCTTCGCGGTGAAGCTCGACTGGTTACCGCTCAGCGGGATGACCAGCGAGAACTACAGCAGCCTCAGCACGCTCGGCAAAACGTGGGACGTGCTGAAACACGTGATCCTGCCGATTACTTGCCTCACCTATGGTTCGCTGGCGTACTACACCCGCTTCATCAAAGCGAACATGCTGGAAACGATTCAGCAAGATTACATTCGCACCGCGCTGGCCAAAGGGGTGAGCCCTCGCCGAGCGCTCGTTGTGCACGCCTTCCGCAACTCGTTGATTCCACTGCTCACGCTGGTCGGTCTGACGTTGCCGGCCCTGCTGGCTGGCTCGGTTATTCTGGAATCGATTTACCAGTGGGACGGGATCGGACGGCTCTTCATCGAAAAGATCTCGCAACGCGATTACCCTGTGATCATGGGCCTGGTGCTCATGTTCTCTGTCATGACTCTGATCGGCCAGCTGTTGGCTGACGTGCTTTACGCAGTTGTCGACCCTCGGATCACGTATTCCTAA
- a CDS encoding ABC transporter permease translates to MSAVQELAEQPIKPQQSLGFWATSWRHYRKRKFAMAGLIYVIFLGLVAIFSPAIVGTKPIVCYYKGNIYFPAMGYYNPSWENAIFTTGDHFNNRYEPNLKQNDPNSWAIWPLIRQDPIERVQADWFEGQPANPLSIEGNPSGQHFFGTSSVGVDVFAQLVHGTRVALLVGFVSMAIASVIGIIIGAVSGYYGGWVDFILSRFIEIILCVPTLILVIALLAMVVSPSIWQVVFVIGLTGWTGIARLTRAEFMKLKQIEYVAAAKAMGAGPLRIMFVHILRNALAPILVPISFGIAGAIFTESALSFLGIGADSQTPTWGDVLKEGQDHIRSMWWLSFFPGLAIFTTVLAYNLIGEGIQEATDPRTRDV, encoded by the coding sequence ATGAGCGCCGTTCAAGAACTCGCCGAACAACCGATCAAGCCGCAGCAGTCGCTCGGCTTCTGGGCTACCAGTTGGCGACATTACCGCAAGCGTAAGTTTGCCATGGCCGGCTTGATCTACGTGATCTTCCTGGGCCTGGTCGCGATCTTCTCGCCAGCGATCGTCGGCACGAAGCCGATCGTCTGCTACTACAAAGGCAACATTTATTTCCCGGCGATGGGCTATTACAACCCGTCGTGGGAGAACGCGATCTTCACCACCGGCGATCACTTCAACAATCGCTACGAACCCAACCTCAAACAGAACGACCCCAATAGCTGGGCAATCTGGCCGTTGATCCGCCAAGACCCGATCGAACGCGTTCAGGCCGATTGGTTTGAAGGGCAACCTGCGAATCCCCTCAGCATCGAGGGCAATCCGAGTGGCCAGCACTTCTTTGGCACCAGCAGCGTCGGCGTCGATGTCTTCGCCCAGTTGGTCCATGGTACTCGCGTCGCCCTTCTAGTCGGCTTTGTCTCGATGGCGATTGCTTCGGTCATCGGGATCATTATCGGAGCGGTCTCAGGCTACTACGGTGGCTGGGTCGACTTCATCCTGTCGCGGTTCATTGAAATCATCTTGTGCGTGCCAACGCTGATTTTGGTGATCGCGTTGTTGGCGATGGTGGTCAGCCCCAGCATCTGGCAGGTCGTGTTTGTGATCGGACTGACCGGCTGGACCGGGATCGCTCGCTTGACGCGTGCCGAGTTCATGAAACTGAAACAGATTGAATACGTGGCCGCTGCCAAAGCGATGGGAGCCGGACCACTGCGAATCATGTTCGTACATATTCTGCGAAACGCCTTGGCTCCAATCCTGGTGCCGATCAGTTTCGGGATTGCCGGGGCAATTTTCACCGAGAGTGCGCTTAGCTTTCTCGGTATCGGGGCCGACTCGCAAACTCCGACCTGGGGCGATGTCCTGAAAGAAGGTCAGGACCACATTCGTTCGATGTGGTGGCTGAGCTTCTTCCCTGGTCTCGCGATTTTCACCACGGTTTTGGCCTACAACTTGATTGGCGAAGGCATCCAGGAAGCCACCGATCCTCGCACCC